The genomic region AGCGAGAGCCGTTTCAATCCGGCGGCGCAGATCATCCGGCCGTAGAGGGGTGTTTTAGGTCCCTCCCAAGTGACTGGGTATACATGGCCGCGATCAGATACCCGCACATGTCATCCCGAAGCGAGGGATCTGCTGTTTCATGAATTCCCTCACCCGATCCGCCTACGGCGGATCGACCTCTCCCAATGGGAGAGGTTATCCCGTACCATTGGTGATTCAAACGAACGTCTGCCTGTGCCGATGATATCAAGACAGGGGGAGGCAGACGTTTCCGCGACCCATCCGGCCTGGATGCCGGATACCAATCCGCAAGGAGACTCAACACCATGACCTTGATTCCCATCGTGGTCGAACAGACCGGGCGCGGCGAACGCGCCTATGACATCTACTCGCGGCTGCTCAAGGACCGCATCGTCTTCATCGGCACGCCGATCGACGATCAGATCGCCAACCTCGTGATCGCCCAGATGCTGTTCCTCGAAGCCGAGGACCCGGAAAAGGACATCTTCCTGTATGTGAACTCCCCCGGCGGGATCGTCTCTTCCGGGTTGGCGATTTATGACACGATGCAGTTCATCAAGCCGGATGTCGCCACGACCTGTGTCGGCATGGCGGCCTCGATGGGCGCGGTCCTATTGGCGGCCGGGGCGCCGGGTAAACGCGCGGCACTTCCGAATGCGCGCGTGATGATCCACCAGCCATGGGGCGGCGTGCAGGGCCAGGTCTCCGACATCGAAATCCACGCCAAGGAGCTGTTGAAGCTCAAGGAGCGGCTCAACCAGATTCTGGTCAAGCACACCGGTCAGCCGCTGGAAAAGATCGAGCACGACACCGACCGCAATTTCTTCATGTCGGCCGAAGAGGCGAAGACCTACGGTATCATCG from Candidatus Zixiibacteriota bacterium harbors:
- the clpP gene encoding ATP-dependent Clp endopeptidase proteolytic subunit ClpP, yielding MTLIPIVVEQTGRGERAYDIYSRLLKDRIVFIGTPIDDQIANLVIAQMLFLEAEDPEKDIFLYVNSPGGIVSSGLAIYDTMQFIKPDVATTCVGMAASMGAVLLAAGAPGKRAALPNARVMIHQPWGGVQGQVSDIEIHAKELLKLKERLNQILVKHTGQPLEKIEHDTDRNFFMSAEEAKTYGIIDDVYVKKASKPKSS